In a single window of the Gossypium hirsutum isolate 1008001.06 chromosome A13, Gossypium_hirsutum_v2.1, whole genome shotgun sequence genome:
- the LOC121212344 gene encoding germin-like protein subfamily 1 member 7 — MNLKTFHTLFVNGKFCKDAKLGKADDFYFSSLHIRKNTSNTFGSTVTPVNVAQMPGLHTLGISMVRIDYAPNGGLNPPHTHPRASKILVVLEGTLHIGFYNIGNTYAITFAGLSSENPGLITIANAVFGSNPSINADILAKAFNLDRKMVKNLQSKF, encoded by the exons ATGAATCTTAAGACCTTTCACACTC TGTTTGTCAACGGAAAATTCTGCAAAGATGCAAAGCTTGGCAAAGCAGATGACTTTTACTTTTCAAGTCTCCATATCCGCAAAAACACATCCAACACATTTGGATCAACTGTCACACCTGTTAACGTTGCACAAATGCCAGGACTTCACACATTGGGTATATCTATGGTTCGAATTGACTATGCACCTAACGGTGGCCTGAACCCTCCTCACACTCACCCTCGTGCCTCAAAGATTCTAGTTGTTCTGGAAGGCACACTCCATATTGGTTTC TACAACATAGGGAACACCTATGCTATCACGTTTGCTGGTCTTAGCAGTGAAAACCCAGGGTTGATCACTATCGCTAATGCAGTATTTGGCTCAAACCCTTCCATTAATGCTGATATTCTTGCCAAGGcttttaatttggataggaaaaTGGTGAAGAATCTTCAATCCAAATTCTGA